The following is a genomic window from Bradysia coprophila strain Holo2 chromosome IV unlocalized genomic scaffold, BU_Bcop_v1 contig_5, whole genome shotgun sequence.
TCCATATTTGAACTTAATTTGTGAAATGTGTTAAAGAAAAGCCAAAAATCAATCGCAATTTACAACTATGAGATGTCGGTATTTACACCACTGATCACATGATTTTATACAAATGCAATAACGAATTTGTCGAACTTTTAGTTTAACCAATTACTTCAAGGGTCTTCAACACATTGTTCACTCGTCTGCCATAGAGGATAGGCTGCGTCGATTGAAAAAGCGGGTTAAACTGATTTGTTATTCATTATTGACTGCTTTAAATACTCTTAAAGTTACGGACATTTTTGTAAGCTCAATCTAAGCTATTTACGTTTTGGCAATCCCAAATTGAAAATGGTGAGTTCTTCAGCAGTGcattaattttgtaattataaTCGCACATGGTTCGGAATAGCTGTTTGAGCATAGAACAATCACAGACGGTGAAATcgtttttcctttgttataAAGTTGCTAAAGAACTAAATGCTTGACTCACTGGGAAAGTcggtttaaataaatttttttatttccctTTTCTTCTCAATCCATTCAGATCCAGAATAATGAGATCAATCCATCATATGTGCCCAATCCAGCGGGTCAACATTATCGGAATTCGCAACCTTTAAACCTCGTATCAAACTCTAACCAACAATCGGTGCCTTCGGCGTTGTGCAATCCACCAaagcaacaaaacaatacacAATCGGCGACCAAGCAATCTGACATACAGTTCGTTCCACAACATCAAAATTGGTCGTATGCTCAGGCTCACTTGTCGGCAAAGTTTGCTGGATACAAACCAATGCCGCACTATAGACAACATATTGGCCAAACTGACTACAATGCATACTCTGGTTACTATCAAGGACAACTGAGTCATTCCAATGTGCCCCAAATGCAACTACATCAAACACCATATCAAATACTACAGCAAATTCCGCCGCAGATGACACCTCAAGGACCAATATCACCTCACTTATCGATGCCAATGCCATTAAACACATTCAACCCTTATGGGATCACATATCCAAATGTAAGATATGGCGCATCATCAGGTGAAACGAAAAATCCGTATCGTCAATTGCTTTCGAATCAAGTCCAAGCGATGCAAAATATTTCGCCATCGACATTCCAGGTGAACCAAAATGATGTACCATCCCCAGTCATCTCACACTCGTATCCAGGTTCGTCTTACGAATACACGACACCTCAATCATCACATCAACACAATCCGAATCCGTTTCCATTTTATTCACAACCGCGGACTGCTGTCAATACTTTATCTGCCCTAGCTGATACGCCAGGTCTGAAGCGTCGTATTGGTGCAAACGGGGAATTTTCATCTCTTAAGATTTATAAACGCCAAAAAACATTAACTTCAACTGACGATGATGACAATCTACCCAGTTCACCGTATTCGCCAAAAAGCAACGATGAGGAGGAGGATAGTGCATCAAGTACAAGCAAAGACGATAATCaaatttatgataaaaaaCTATTTGATGCGTCCCATGTTGTCGACATAAAGGATGATTTCAGCTGTGTAATATGTCAGGAAACTAAGAAAGACACGGTACTATTCCCGTGTCGTCACCTTTGTGTTTGTAAAAAATGCTCCGACGCTGTGTCCTTATGTCCATTATGTAGAAACGATTTCTTCGAAACTCTAACCGTTTTTACATAATCTGGCAATATTTGCATGTGTATTTTTGCGCTCGACGCTTTGTatttaagtatagtttccacttaaaaagagcactccgtttagcctccgtttacatgacagttgtaaaatagaacaaaagaactgtcacgcaaacggagtggaaattgaatttatttcaattttttactccgtttacgtgacagttcctttgttatattttacaactgtcatgtaaacggagactaaacggagtgctctttttaagtggaaactatactttactctttaaaatcaattaataaaagcaaaattcacaaaaactaCCCTTGTCTGTTGATTGATAGTGATCTGCTGAATCAGCGGGCTGATCATTAGACAAAGAAAGTAGTAGAATCGATCATACTGATTTGTTAAACATCGTCCGTAAAAcgttaaactttaaatttctACCGGTACCGAGAACAAGTTAATATGGTAGGAACCGAAAGACATACTGTGTCGAAGTAAGTGTTTACTGTACTCAGAGTAAAATGACCATAACCAGACAAGCTGTCCACCTAAACTATTGGATAGGACAACGTCACGTTGCCAGTATATAAACTATCATATTGAATAAAATCTAATCTGAAACCGGTCAACCATAGTGTTCCGTATGTATACACTCCAAAAACTTTACATGCTGAAAATCGTtccaaatgaagtttttgGTCTAAAttgtctaaaaatattttttttggaacgAATTCAATTGTAGGACAGACTATAGTAAGCCAAACGTAATTGTTCTGCCGATGTATTGCAATGTAGAATTTCGTTACCAATCAAATTACCGCACACCAATCGCATATGGTAGATTCACTAGACCAGaaatgcatgaaaaatatgaaagcaAAACTATAACTGCTTCTCACAAAGTCTAATCTTCAGTTTGTTAAACTGTAAAGTAGGTCGCTATCGCTCGTTGATCATCGATGGAATAACACAACAAACATTACCAGCTAAGATCTACATTATATTATCACCAGAATTTCTtacattaatttctttttctttttttaaactttaagtTTCCATTCGATCTCGGTCGGCTGTTTGCTGATTATTGTCATTTCCCTCCATTTCATCCTCGTCTTCGTCGTTATCATGACTATCAGAATCCTCACTGTCGTCAATAGCATCTTCCTCGTCTGTATCGGGCCCGACAATCGGTTGCACTTTGCCGATTGGATTCAGATCGACTGCGGTTTGTTGGATGCTACTAGTCCAGTCTTGATGCTCTCTCTCCAATTCACGCACGTCGCTTTCGTCGTCACACGGTGCATCGACATCGAACCAGATACTGTTTACCACCGAAGGTTTCAACGACGGAAAGAATGGcaacatttcgaatttatttacttCTCGTTTTATGAACAACAATCACTCAAATGCAGACagtgacaattttttaaacttcGAATGTCAAACGTGTCAAACTCtattcgaaagaaaattgggAAGACATTTGATGGTGATCATCAACTGCACTCACAATTAACTTTAAAAACCGAGTGTTAAAAAGGCGCAATCAGAGCTTGATCCGAAAACAaggcaaaatacaaagttccaaacaattacgttgtgtattttacatgcttttgttttcccttgggtcgaaagtggcttattacacacctacggaaaacaagaaatttggtttaggtttcaaaagcatgtttgtgtatctgttttggacgattgtttttaggcagtttcgcgagttgtagcccgaacgaagtgagaaGTAAGAGAGGTGAGTGAAAACAGATACTCCGAGGCCTagctgaggtcaataaacacacgaaaacgaaacttttcatttttcaaacatgaaaagtgcGGTTTTCCACgaatgtagcatgtaaaatccattgtgccaccgagaattgaaatacgacggatttcaatatcgataactagattgaaatgtccaaaattacaacacccgttttcatggcttattacaacactcaaaccagtgttgaaatgaaattcgtatgagttattacagcattcgttttaaaaaaatgcaaagcaacgtgatcgatcaaattcgaagagtgattgtttacaatgaaaattctgaatttttgtgcatttgtctatttcaattctcggttggcacaaagcatgatgtgttacacgtattgtaatgagattttttcagcacacgacccaattttccttactcgctccgctcgtaaggaaaacttgggtctagtgctgaaaaaatcaacattacaatacttgtaacacaacatactattacataactcgggataaaaatgaaaagtctcgtttttgtgtgtttattgacatcggcttcgcctcggatcgacaaaattcacacgaaaactctacttttcatctttttatccccagtcatgtaatagtacatttcgtacctaggactaacagtcttttttagcgtgtgagacagagccgaaggcgaggtctgtagtcaaatacactaaaaaagacttttagtccgtggtacgaatagtatttttcatattggacggaaaAAATgtgcgacgaagtcgcacttttcgggttctaggtatgaaaaatactattaaatGCTGAGTGAGTTGAAAGTAGTACcagattttacatgcttttggaacctaaaccaaattttttgttttacctaggtgtgtaataagccactttcaccccagggaaaacaaaagcatgtaaaaaacttttcaattttataacgATTTTTACtgggaaatattttctatattgAATAAAGTAGGTTCAGGATACAGTTAGCAGCTGTTCTTAGCAAGCAGGTATGGCCGATTCTtccaaaataatatgaaaatgactgAGTTTGAATCCATTTTTAAAGTCACTATGTCCCTTGCTCCTCagtgacattagaccatagtTATGGGAAGTTTATATTCGTATGTCTGTTACAAGTGCAACATCGAAGAGTCAAGCGTCATCCACAGACAACATAACCAAACAAAATGTAgacaaaatatattgaaaagcGTTGAGAttatggctctgtggatgacgtttGACAGTAAACTACAGTTCGCACCGGCACTTGGAACAGACCTTATTGGTTGTTATCTGGTCTCGCTGGTGTACACTCAGCTTAAATGAaagaattcaatgaaatttcagatCGCCACCTGTAGCTTTCGCATTTTGATGTCAGAACCGAGCTGTCAAacattcgaaattttatttctttaaggTGACAGTTCGAATTCAGccataaaaattacaaaatcaattttcttttcttttcttttcaaagTTTTGTGAAATCGTTATGAAATTAGTAGATTATCCGTTGATTTGGAAAGGAAATTGCAATTAAATGATCGCTGTGTGAAGAGTGTAGGTAAATAAGGCAAATCAGTTCCGTTTTCCGTGTGATGAACAATAGAAGGGTGTTTTAAGTTTATCAGGCTGACGTCACGCACGATTAGAATATTACATTCCAGGCGATTGTaacgtacaatttcatttcagtcGATTCTTGATACCAGTCAGAAAATTCATATCAGAAAATTTGTGCAACTTTCCGTTGACATCGAATACAAAGCTATTCTTTGTCTGCAAAAGTGTGATGTGTACGGTCACCTCGAATTATTAGGATGTGTTGTGATTCATTTACACCCATTTCCGaattatattaaatttatttgtttacatgAGTGTAAAGCTATGAAAATAACCGACTGGTAAACAGTACAACATCCTCTAACAACTGTGCGTATACTCTAATATAAAAGACAAATGCATGCACCTGTTGGGTATATGGATTTGTGTTCCTATTTTTGAGGATAGTTTAACATTATTAATGAAAGCGTATAGAGATTGGGGTATCtgacaatttttaaaacgaGTGACTACAAATTATTCACAAACAGTTCGATAACCGTAAAAGTTGATAAGTATCTACCAGAAATGTTCgatcaattttccattatatCTCGCTAATTCTTTGTTTAATCGGATGACTAATTAAACAAAAGCACGGACAAATACAAACTCTGttgagaaacaaaattttaattgtgagTCATCGGTCGTAAGAGTCGCGCGTATTGCATGACAGTGCTTGCGgaagtaaaaataaatgaacgtAACacgattaaaaacaaaacgaaatttacaaaaaatgcatttgatttctcaattttatctgggaaattgaaatttaattaaattcgacattttttatGATATAACACCAACGTTGCTCAATCACGATTTATAGTAACCGAAGCAATTTAATCCATTTCGGCTTAACTCAGTGTACAATACACGGTTACGTGTTtatctttaaaataatttgatcagacgaaataaagaaaattgggTTACATGTAATGCAAGCACATCAGAAAATATGCCGACGAAAAAAgacgagaagaagaaaagattGGATATGATCGAGAGCTTTTAAATCGTCATAATGAGTTTCAATGCCCGTAAGACTCACTATCTTTTCAGTACTCAACAACTGAAACCCCGAAACCAGTAGTTTTGAATCCATGTCAAATTCTAATCATGAACGGAGCGGAGATAGTCctaaagttttatttaactGAACAAACAATACATTTAAATTATCTCTAATTTCTTCATTAACGATAAATCGTATTGTAATATTCGTTAGGACAATAAAAGAATACAACAAGTTACAATGTTCCACTACATGTTTACGTATGACGTAACTTATTATGACAATACTTAAGTCATCAAAATCGATTTGTCTAGACAACTCCATCGATTTCGCGATactattttattgtttctgtCCCAGATACTTCCGATACGCTCATGAAATAAGTTTACCGTTGTCTTGTCGCACCAGCAAAAGTTTACATCTTTCCGAGCATATGAGGATTTTTAGACTTTTttaagtcatcgatgttcacAGTCAATAAAGTGCTTCcagtttatgatattttggcgtaGTATTTGAAAATGCCttattgaattcaaattttgcgccaaaatatcataaactaAGAATTATTgaaacatcgatgacttttaaaactctgaaaaatttaaaatgtgttttcgtaAGGTGAACAAACTGTACTAGACTACTAGACATCGGGATTCGATTGCATTTGCGAAGGGTTCAACGATATAAACAATCCATCAGAAAAACGTGTCGTTACATTTAACTCACCTGATCTCTTGTGAAAAgccaatgaaatttttttacgcTACATGTTTACGTCAATTTTGAAAGCTTCAATATTATTAGCCCCACATTTCACTTTCACATCATCTGATCAAAACTTCTAATCGTCGAAATCTTtatattttcagataaaatcaaaaattcgacCTACAATCCACAATGACGACACGTGTACAAGCATTGTACGATTTTTCCGGCGAACCGGCCACATCTGAACTGTCGATAGTATCCGGTGAAATATTAATTCTTACTCGAACCGACGTCGGTGAAGGATGGTGGGAGGGAACAAATGCAAAGGGTCAAACTGGACTGTTTCCCGAAGCATATGTTCAAATATATAAGGAAACACCTGCAGCAGCAGCACCACCACCAGTTGTA
Proteins encoded in this region:
- the LOC119071638 gene encoding uncharacterized protein LOC119071638, whose protein sequence is MIQNNEINPSYVPNPAGQHYRNSQPLNLVSNSNQQSVPSALCNPPKQQNNTQSATKQSDIQFVPQHQNWSYAQAHLSAKFAGYKPMPHYRQHIGQTDYNAYSGYYQGQLSHSNVPQMQLHQTPYQILQQIPPQMTPQGPISPHLSMPMPLNTFNPYGITYPNVRYGASSGETKNPYRQLLSNQVQAMQNISPSTFQVNQNDVPSPVISHSYPGSSYEYTTPQSSHQHNPNPFPFYSQPRTAVNTLSALADTPGLKRRIGANGEFSSLKIYKRQKTLTSTDDDDNLPSSPYSPKSNDEEEDSASSTSKDDNQIYDKKLFDASHVVDIKDDFSCVICQETKKDTVLFPCRHLCVCKKCSDAVSLCPLCRNDFFETLTVFT
- the LOC119071639 gene encoding anaphase-promoting complex subunit 15B, with translation MLPFFPSLKPSVVNSIWFDVDAPCDDESDVRELEREHQDWTSSIQQTAVDLNPIGKVQPIVGPDTDEEDAIDDSEDSDSHDNDEDEDEMEGNDNNQQTADRDRMET